The following proteins are co-located in the Flammeovirga kamogawensis genome:
- a CDS encoding AMP-dependent synthetase/ligase, which yields MKPTRVFDFIYQQKELYNSLDICFAKKVDGEWKSYSTDDVINIVNKLSKGLLNYGLTKGDAIAIISENRPEWNFIDIACAQIGIVVVPIYPTITPTDYAYIFNHAEIKIAFIESEAILKKITPILEDLPLLKKIYTFNEIKNYTHWKAVLTIQGNTTNENLEKIQSTISENDLFTIVYTSGTTGQPKGVMLSHKNVTSDAIAASEVLPVEKGNARALSFLPLSHVYERTCLYSYQNWGISIYYADNIAKVAEALKEVKPHVFCTVPRLLEKVYDSIVAKGRDLKGFQKALFFWALNFALAYNPREEQSVVKKIQHKIADIFIFSKWRAALGGHVMNINVGAAALQPRLSRSFWAAGIRACEGYGMSEASPVVSVNHANSENMMIGTVGPLLKGIKAKINEDGEILIKGPNVMMGYYKQPDLTKETIVDGWLHTGDIGELIDNKFLKITDRKKELFKNSGGKYISPQFLENKLKESFFIEQVAVLGNHQKIVAALIVPSFDTLKNWCALHNIENTDNAIMIKNPEVLKKFKKEINTINKSFASWESVKKFTLLPQEWTVETGEVTPTLKPKRKVINSIYEEQISTMFK from the coding sequence ATGAAGCCTACTAGAGTTTTTGATTTTATATATCAACAAAAAGAACTATATAATTCTTTGGATATCTGCTTTGCAAAAAAAGTAGATGGAGAATGGAAATCCTATTCCACAGATGATGTAATTAATATTGTAAATAAACTTAGTAAAGGATTACTTAATTACGGACTCACAAAAGGAGATGCAATAGCTATTATTTCAGAAAATAGACCTGAATGGAATTTTATTGATATTGCCTGTGCACAAATTGGTATTGTTGTAGTGCCTATTTACCCTACTATAACTCCCACAGATTACGCATATATTTTTAATCATGCAGAAATTAAAATTGCTTTTATTGAGTCGGAAGCGATCTTAAAGAAAATAACTCCTATTCTAGAAGATCTACCATTATTAAAAAAGATTTATACTTTTAATGAAATAAAAAATTACACACATTGGAAAGCTGTTTTAACTATTCAAGGAAATACAACTAATGAGAACCTTGAAAAAATTCAGTCGACCATATCTGAGAACGATTTATTTACTATTGTCTATACTTCAGGAACAACAGGACAACCTAAAGGTGTAATGCTCTCGCATAAGAATGTTACATCGGATGCTATTGCAGCTTCTGAAGTTTTACCAGTAGAAAAAGGAAATGCTAGAGCATTAAGCTTCTTACCGTTATCTCATGTGTATGAACGTACTTGTTTATATAGCTATCAAAACTGGGGTATTTCTATTTATTATGCTGATAATATTGCAAAAGTAGCCGAAGCACTTAAAGAAGTAAAACCACATGTATTCTGTACTGTACCAAGATTATTAGAAAAAGTATATGATAGTATTGTGGCAAAAGGTCGAGATTTAAAAGGTTTCCAAAAAGCATTGTTCTTTTGGGCACTAAATTTTGCATTAGCGTATAACCCTAGAGAGGAACAAAGTGTAGTCAAAAAAATTCAGCATAAAATTGCCGATATATTCATTTTTTCTAAATGGAGAGCTGCACTTGGTGGTCACGTTATGAATATAAATGTTGGAGCTGCTGCATTACAACCTAGATTATCGCGTTCGTTTTGGGCCGCTGGTATTCGTGCTTGCGAAGGCTACGGAATGTCTGAAGCTTCTCCTGTAGTATCTGTAAACCATGCAAATTCAGAAAACATGATGATAGGTACTGTTGGCCCTTTACTAAAAGGTATTAAGGCCAAAATAAATGAAGATGGTGAGATTTTAATCAAAGGGCCTAATGTTATGATGGGCTATTACAAACAACCAGATCTTACAAAAGAAACTATTGTTGATGGCTGGCTACACACTGGTGATATAGGTGAATTAATTGATAATAAATTCTTAAAAATAACAGATCGTAAAAAAGAATTATTTAAGAACTCTGGTGGAAAATATATTTCTCCTCAGTTTTTAGAAAATAAACTCAAAGAATCCTTTTTTATTGAACAAGTAGCTGTTTTAGGCAATCATCAGAAAATTGTTGCCGCACTTATCGTTCCTAGTTTCGATACCCTTAAAAATTGGTGTGCTCTGCATAATATAGAGAATACTGATAATGCCATTATGATTAAAAACCCTGAAGTACTTAAAAAATTTAAAAAAGAGATTAATACCATTAATAAGAGTTTTGCAAGTTGGGAATCTGTAAAAAAATTCACGCTACTTCCACAAGAATGGACCGTAGAAACAGGTGAAGTAACCCCTACATTAAAGCCTAAAAGAAAGGTTATTAATAGTATTTACGAAGAACAAATTTCGACAATGTTCAAATAG
- a CDS encoding long-chain fatty acid--CoA ligase — protein sequence MFKTAGGKYIAPQLIENKIKEAFYIEQVAVVGNNQKFASALIALSFNTLKEWCNIHKISVDNPTDMIKSKDVIKRYSQK from the coding sequence ATGTTCAAAACAGCTGGAGGAAAATATATTGCACCTCAACTAATAGAAAATAAAATTAAGGAGGCGTTTTATATTGAGCAAGTGGCAGTAGTAGGTAACAATCAAAAGTTTGCCTCCGCATTAATAGCTCTTAGTTTCAATACATTAAAAGAATGGTGTAATATCCATAAAATATCGGTTGATAACCCAACTGATATGATTAAAAGCAAAGACGTAATAAAAAGATACAGTCAGAAATAG
- a CDS encoding DUF3124 domain-containing protein produces the protein MKKLHNILLLLGCLSFLSCQKEISKDELVLRTEERNHNYISASETPTLNFKEKYYVSAYSDLYYQQGNTKFRCTVVLSLRNVSETETLYVTDVKYYDSKGKLLRDYVKENLILKPLESAEYLVEQQEREGGVGANFIVEYGAENTPKNKALIEAINIGNFGRYGFSFKSDAILLKE, from the coding sequence ATGAAAAAACTACATAACATTCTTCTTCTTTTAGGTTGCCTTTCTTTTCTATCTTGTCAAAAAGAAATTTCTAAAGATGAATTGGTTTTAAGAACAGAAGAGCGAAATCATAATTACATTTCTGCTTCTGAGACTCCTACTTTAAATTTTAAAGAGAAATATTACGTATCTGCTTATTCAGATTTATATTATCAACAAGGAAATACTAAATTCCGTTGTACCGTTGTACTTAGTCTAAGAAATGTGAGTGAAACAGAAACACTCTACGTTACTGATGTAAAATATTACGATAGTAAAGGGAAACTACTAAGAGATTATGTAAAAGAAAATTTGATTTTAAAACCTTTAGAATCTGCAGAGTATCTAGTAGAACAACAAGAAAGAGAAGGAGGAGTAGGTGCCAATTTTATTGTTGAATATGGTGCTGAAAATACACCAAAAAATAAAGCTTTAATTGAGGCTATTAATATTGGTAATTTTGGACGATATGGCTTTTCTTTTAAATCTGATGCTATTTTATTAAAGGAATAA
- a CDS encoding mechanosensitive ion channel domain-containing protein: MTTTFQTRRKVVISKVINVAIIVISILLILGVWEVNSEDLGIYLTSIFTIIGVAFFAQWSHLSNITAGVIIFLTSPLKIGDQIHIYEGDGIEGAITDIGLFFTTIITENNQRLMLTNTAFMQKLWSVKISTLK, translated from the coding sequence ATGACGACTACTTTTCAAACAAGAAGAAAAGTAGTTATCTCTAAAGTTATTAATGTAGCAATAATTGTAATATCAATATTACTGATTTTAGGGGTTTGGGAGGTGAATTCGGAAGATTTAGGTATTTATTTGACCTCTATCTTTACAATTATAGGCGTTGCATTTTTTGCTCAATGGTCGCACCTATCTAACATTACAGCAGGAGTAATTATATTCTTAACAAGCCCATTAAAGATTGGTGATCAAATTCATATCTACGAAGGTGATGGTATCGAAGGAGCAATAACAGATATAGGGTTATTCTTTACAACTATCATTACAGAAAACAACCAAAGACTGATGTTGACCAATACAGCATTTATGCAAAAGTTATGGTCAGTGAAAATTTCAACATTAAAGTGA
- a CDS encoding alkyl sulfatase dimerization domain-containing protein translates to MKKILSIAVTSLVMCGTLQAQEDKYMGSQVETTVLPNGGIVNQEAPISIVKTMPHQPNVVQLADGIWSIEGFAHVNCGVIEGENSLIVYDTGNDIIDGKKFLDEIKNVSDKPVKTVIYSHAHYVWGTTSLLENQQTYNIIGHSNLNKNIKESKGLGSSIPELAPVLTARAYEQFDIYTPNEGDDAPLFSSPIGKNEKGFMQVTKPVEDGEELTIDGVKMQFFTNYGSDTDDCLMVYFPEKDVILNNLYWPFYSNQYTLRGSMYRDPLPWMEGLRKIRDLNPEYLISTHTFAISGKDKVVEAVTNYHDGLAFLYDQTLRQTLLGATPEEMRHSIQLPKHLAEWPTNQLTYGEMSHYPQNIYNNALGWYDGNATKINTVEPSVEAQKMIEGFGGKTKMMENIITAMENKEYTWATQLSDYLYKVYPNDQKVRQQKADALRKMGQTTESSISRSWYLGQARALENKVIIPHMMLPEVDEVIESAPGTYVNLMRVRINPEKSVNTNEVIVFEFTDVENSPQFGLHIRNGVAEYIENPTTYYKEKDVVIKVPRALFANYYSGKIDAEKLLFNKKVSVNTNKSEAQWLLEQFDWFDAKAPILKYNKVISK, encoded by the coding sequence ATGAAAAAGATATTATCAATAGCAGTCACTTCTTTAGTTATGTGTGGTACGCTACAAGCTCAAGAAGATAAATATATGGGAAGTCAAGTAGAAACAACTGTTCTTCCAAATGGAGGAATTGTAAATCAAGAAGCTCCTATTTCTATTGTAAAAACAATGCCTCATCAACCCAATGTTGTACAATTAGCAGACGGAATTTGGAGTATTGAAGGTTTTGCACACGTTAATTGTGGCGTTATTGAAGGAGAAAATTCTTTGATAGTTTACGATACAGGAAATGATATAATCGATGGTAAAAAGTTTTTAGATGAAATAAAAAATGTAAGTGATAAACCTGTTAAGACAGTTATTTATAGTCACGCACATTATGTATGGGGAACAACTTCTTTATTAGAAAATCAACAGACCTATAATATTATTGGACATTCAAACCTTAATAAAAACATAAAAGAAAGTAAAGGTCTTGGTTCATCTATTCCAGAATTGGCTCCAGTGTTAACGGCAAGAGCATATGAACAATTTGATATTTATACACCAAATGAAGGGGATGATGCTCCATTATTTTCGTCTCCAATAGGGAAAAATGAAAAAGGGTTTATGCAGGTAACTAAACCTGTTGAAGATGGTGAAGAATTAACTATTGACGGTGTAAAAATGCAATTTTTCACAAATTACGGTAGTGATACTGATGATTGTTTAATGGTGTATTTCCCTGAAAAAGATGTCATCTTAAACAATTTATATTGGCCATTTTACTCAAATCAATATACTTTAAGAGGGTCTATGTATAGAGATCCACTTCCTTGGATGGAAGGACTTAGAAAGATTAGAGATTTGAATCCTGAATACTTGATTAGTACACATACATTTGCCATTTCAGGAAAAGATAAAGTGGTCGAAGCAGTAACAAATTACCATGATGGTTTAGCGTTCTTATATGATCAAACACTAAGACAAACATTATTAGGAGCCACTCCAGAAGAAATGCGTCATAGCATTCAGTTACCGAAGCATCTTGCAGAGTGGCCTACCAACCAGTTAACGTATGGCGAAATGAGTCATTATCCTCAAAATATTTACAATAATGCGTTAGGATGGTACGATGGTAATGCGACTAAAATCAATACAGTTGAGCCAAGTGTAGAAGCTCAAAAAATGATTGAAGGTTTTGGAGGGAAAACCAAAATGATGGAAAACATCATTACTGCCATGGAAAATAAAGAATATACATGGGCTACTCAGTTATCAGATTACTTATATAAAGTATACCCTAATGATCAAAAAGTTCGTCAGCAAAAAGCAGATGCTTTAAGAAAAATGGGACAAACAACAGAGTCTTCTATTTCTAGATCTTGGTATTTAGGACAAGCAAGAGCATTAGAAAATAAGGTGATTATCCCTCATATGATGTTGCCGGAAGTAGATGAGGTGATAGAATCAGCACCAGGAACTTATGTGAATTTAATGAGGGTAAGAATTAATCCTGAAAAGAGTGTGAATACTAATGAAGTAATTGTTTTTGAATTTACTGATGTGGAAAATAGCCCTCAATTTGGATTACATATCAGAAATGGAGTGGCTGAATATATTGAAAATCCAACTACATACTATAAAGAAAAAGATGTAGTGATTAAGGTGCCAAGAGCATTATTTGCTAATTATTATTCAGGGAAAATTGATGCAGAAAAATTATTATTTAATAAAAAGGTATCTGTGAATACTAATAAATCAGAGGCACAGTGGTTATTAGAACAATTTGATTGGTTTGATGCTAAGGCTCCAATTTTAAAATACAATAAGGTGATCAGTAAATAA
- a CDS encoding MarC family NAAT transporter: MIGIIEVAFITFLALLPISNPFSSVPLFLSLTKGHSREWSNQQALMACLFMAGILLTFLWSGAIIIEFFGISIPAIRVAGGLIILKVGFGMLNPKETDEVSEEMREESKKKSDIAFTPLAMPSMAGPGSISVVISMAAGSDNLPGYVGISMGVLLVVLVAFMALRGAPLISKVLGVTGLDALTRIMGFLLICIAFQFVLDGIGGYMKSELFLEPIIDKIQLLMS, translated from the coding sequence ATGATAGGTATTATAGAAGTTGCATTTATTACATTCCTTGCATTACTACCCATTTCAAACCCCTTTAGTAGTGTTCCTTTGTTCTTATCATTAACAAAGGGACACTCCAGAGAGTGGTCAAATCAGCAAGCATTAATGGCCTGTTTATTTATGGCAGGGATTCTCCTTACTTTTTTATGGTCAGGAGCAATCATTATAGAATTTTTTGGAATATCAATTCCGGCCATTCGAGTAGCAGGTGGCTTAATTATTCTAAAAGTAGGTTTTGGGATGTTGAACCCCAAAGAAACAGATGAAGTTTCTGAGGAAATGAGAGAAGAGTCTAAGAAGAAAAGTGATATTGCTTTTACCCCATTAGCAATGCCTTCGATGGCTGGTCCTGGATCAATATCTGTTGTGATAAGTATGGCGGCAGGTTCAGATAACTTACCCGGGTATGTCGGTATTTCAATGGGTGTTTTACTCGTAGTATTAGTTGCTTTTATGGCACTAAGAGGTGCTCCATTAATATCAAAAGTACTTGGTGTTACAGGCTTAGATGCTTTAACTAGAATAATGGGATTCCTATTAATTTGTATTGCCTTTCAGTTCGTCCTTGATGGTATTGGTGGGTATATGAAGAGTGAATTATTCTTAGAACCAATTATTGATAAAATTCAACTATTGATGTCTTAG
- a CDS encoding tannase/feruloyl esterase family alpha/beta hydrolase: protein MNKEKLNLLKVLILTLSLSTLVGFTYTIKQNKGGNPDNIPEIADVNITSISKEDAMAPHYKVAGIIGKNTKFELLLPDNWNGKFVFGGGAGFVGSVINLALSYNVLEKGYATVGTDTGHEGANPIDGRWAEGDMEAIVNFGHMAVHRTTVVSKAIIEAFYNNKIEHSYFVGCSRGGGQAMMEAQRYPDDFDGIVAGAPAYEWTSGLAMGMTHNVSKMFPDPNNLDEPLVSISDLKLVEDAYLEMCDELDGIKDGILNDPRACHFDIETLLCEGDNKEDCLSQEQIDALKAVYEGPQDKNGDIFYGFPFGGETHKDGWAKWITGGLNHVDDGNTFHQGIDNSSEEKFPTPPNYQYGFGTHLMKFFIYQDSTWDYTDFDYDTFRDDALFIGQTLNASSPDLSKFRANGGKLLMYSGWSDPAITSLGTIGYYEDVIDFDETAEDDVKLFMMPGVLHCAGGDGPWYVNWVDEIDNWVANEKDPEQIIVYFIDEEMKPAGSRLLCPYPTAAEYDGVGDTRDVKSFNCGN, encoded by the coding sequence ATGAACAAAGAAAAATTAAACCTTCTAAAGGTGCTTATATTAACCTTGTCATTATCTACTCTCGTTGGTTTTACATATACTATTAAACAGAATAAAGGAGGAAACCCTGATAATATTCCTGAAATAGCAGATGTAAATATTACTTCTATATCAAAGGAAGATGCTATGGCTCCTCATTATAAAGTAGCTGGGATTATTGGGAAGAATACTAAGTTTGAATTATTACTTCCTGATAATTGGAATGGAAAATTTGTTTTCGGTGGAGGTGCAGGCTTTGTAGGGTCGGTCATCAATCTGGCGTTAAGTTATAATGTTTTAGAAAAAGGCTATGCTACGGTAGGTACAGATACCGGTCATGAAGGTGCTAACCCAATAGATGGCCGATGGGCAGAAGGAGATATGGAAGCTATTGTCAACTTTGGACACATGGCAGTACATAGAACAACAGTTGTTTCTAAGGCTATTATTGAAGCTTTTTACAACAATAAAATTGAACATAGTTATTTTGTGGGTTGTTCTAGGGGCGGTGGCCAAGCGATGATGGAAGCACAAAGATACCCAGATGATTTTGATGGTATAGTGGCTGGAGCACCAGCCTATGAATGGACTTCAGGTTTAGCCATGGGGATGACACATAATGTGAGTAAAATGTTTCCAGATCCTAATAATTTAGATGAGCCTTTGGTAAGTATATCTGATTTAAAATTAGTAGAAGACGCTTATTTAGAAATGTGTGATGAGTTGGATGGTATCAAAGATGGAATTTTAAATGATCCAAGAGCTTGTCATTTTGATATAGAAACATTGTTATGTGAAGGTGATAATAAAGAAGATTGTTTATCACAAGAACAAATTGATGCCTTAAAAGCTGTTTACGAAGGACCACAAGATAAAAATGGAGATATATTTTATGGTTTTCCTTTTGGAGGAGAGACACATAAAGATGGATGGGCAAAATGGATTACGGGTGGATTGAATCATGTAGATGATGGAAATACATTTCATCAAGGAATTGATAATTCGTCGGAAGAAAAATTCCCTACGCCTCCAAACTATCAATATGGTTTTGGTACACATTTAATGAAGTTCTTTATCTACCAAGATTCAACATGGGATTATACAGATTTTGATTATGATACTTTCAGAGATGATGCTTTATTTATTGGTCAAACGTTGAATGCTTCAAGTCCAGATTTATCAAAATTTAGAGCCAACGGAGGAAAGTTATTGATGTACTCTGGATGGTCTGATCCTGCGATTACTTCATTAGGTACCATTGGTTATTATGAAGATGTGATTGACTTTGATGAAACAGCAGAAGATGACGTGAAATTGTTCATGATGCCGGGTGTATTGCACTGTGCTGGTGGAGATGGCCCATGGTATGTAAACTGGGTAGATGAAATAGATAATTGGGTGGCAAATGAAAAAGACCCTGAACAAATCATTGTGTATTTTATTGATGAAGAAATGAAGCCTGCAGGTTCGAGATTACTTTGTCCTTATCCTACAGCTGCTGAATACGATGGAGTAGGTGATACTCGTGATGTAAAATCTTTTAACTGTGGAAACTAG
- a CDS encoding DUF2490 domain-containing protein: protein MIRYRKILFLLVLGIIPHNSFTQDILWLHYFNQYKLSYKFSIDSDIGYREYFSEGNRGQIRSGLRYDITENMYVRAGVMLVDGTQVRQEIRPYQDFVIKTRFNAFTLSQRVRFEEQFFGDNAQTKIRLRYNPSIKYSSSFGYLTFGIEPFVALNENDFRIVSNRTYIGITRRAYKNIFVTLEYINERGYKRNERQHINETNLIRVKINHVIHPLKVGPLFGRKKVTLE from the coding sequence ATGATAAGATATAGGAAGATTTTATTCCTGTTGGTATTGGGAATAATACCTCATAATTCTTTCACTCAAGATATTCTATGGTTACATTATTTTAATCAATATAAGCTGTCTTATAAGTTTAGTATTGACTCAGACATAGGATACCGGGAGTATTTCTCAGAAGGGAATAGAGGACAGATTAGAAGTGGATTAAGATATGATATTACTGAAAATATGTATGTAAGAGCAGGGGTAATGCTAGTTGATGGAACACAGGTTCGTCAAGAAATACGCCCTTATCAAGATTTTGTAATTAAAACACGGTTTAATGCTTTTACCCTTTCTCAAAGAGTTCGTTTTGAAGAACAATTTTTTGGAGATAATGCACAGACAAAAATAAGGTTGAGGTATAATCCTTCTATTAAGTATTCTTCCTCTTTTGGCTATTTGACTTTTGGAATAGAACCCTTTGTTGCTTTAAATGAAAATGACTTTAGAATAGTGAGTAATCGAACGTATATAGGAATAACGAGGAGAGCCTATAAGAATATTTTTGTCACGTTAGAGTATATCAATGAAAGAGGTTATAAAAGAAACGAAAGACAGCATATAAATGAAACTAACTTGATACGTGTCAAAATAAATCATGTGATACATCCTTTGAAAGTCGGACCTTTGTTTGGGCGTAAAAAAGTAACCCTTGAATAA
- a CDS encoding potassium/proton antiporter produces the protein MLGNEMTLLIAVLIIIGILLYNPTKDLGIPAAFIFIGVGLFLGNGESSFEVYDNPELSEFISQTALVLIIFVGGLHTKVLDIKKVIKEGILVSNIGVIVTSLTLGVFVSYVTPLSLLEGLLLGSIVSSTDAAAVFGVLEAKKMKLKFASDKVLEFESATNDPMAMILTLIFVSILQNPDSPINYVEYIQFFVQQIFIGGGLAFTLFHIVKFLFKKFHFQEEGLIPILLFSSLIVFLKVNEYLGGNALIGAYIFGVLLNTLDYQNKDNSLHFFNSFSWLAQSIMFLILGLQMFPRSLWEVLPIAILPALFLFFIARPLGIFLSYLPLKEPLNKKIFISWSGLKGATPIVFALIPILSEVNNADMIFYITSFIVLLSLIVHPFSMEFLAKKVHLLEDE, from the coding sequence ATGTTAGGAAATGAGATGACATTGTTAATTGCCGTCTTAATTATAATCGGTATTTTACTGTATAACCCAACTAAAGATTTAGGAATACCTGCTGCCTTTATTTTTATAGGTGTAGGTTTATTCTTAGGCAATGGGGAGTCATCTTTTGAAGTATATGATAATCCTGAATTATCTGAATTTATAAGTCAAACTGCATTGGTACTCATCATCTTCGTTGGAGGGTTACATACCAAAGTTTTAGATATAAAAAAGGTAATAAAAGAAGGAATATTAGTTTCTAACATTGGGGTTATAGTCACCTCTTTAACGTTAGGTGTTTTTGTATCTTATGTAACGCCACTATCATTATTAGAAGGGCTTTTGTTAGGGTCGATTGTATCTTCTACAGATGCCGCAGCAGTTTTTGGTGTATTAGAAGCCAAGAAAATGAAATTGAAATTTGCTTCTGATAAGGTATTAGAATTTGAATCTGCAACAAATGACCCTATGGCAATGATCCTCACATTAATTTTTGTGAGTATCTTACAAAATCCAGATTCACCTATAAACTACGTGGAGTATATTCAGTTTTTTGTACAACAAATTTTTATAGGTGGAGGTTTAGCATTTACTTTATTCCATATCGTTAAGTTTTTATTTAAAAAGTTTCATTTTCAAGAAGAAGGACTAATCCCAATTTTACTTTTTAGTTCGCTTATTGTCTTCTTAAAAGTAAATGAATACTTAGGAGGAAATGCTTTAATTGGAGCGTATATTTTTGGTGTATTATTAAATACTTTAGACTACCAGAATAAAGACAATTCACTACATTTCTTTAATAGTTTTTCTTGGTTGGCACAATCAATTATGTTCTTAATATTAGGACTACAAATGTTCCCAAGAAGTTTATGGGAGGTATTACCAATAGCCATATTACCAGCATTGTTTTTATTCTTTATTGCACGTCCTTTAGGAATTTTTCTTTCTTACTTACCGTTAAAAGAACCTTTAAATAAAAAGATATTTATATCGTGGAGTGGGTTAAAAGGAGCTACTCCCATTGTATTTGCCTTAATCCCAATTTTATCGGAAGTAAACAATGCTGATATGATATTTTATATCACTAGTTTCATTGTTTTACTATCGCTAATCGTACATCCATTTAGTATGGAGTTTTTAGCAAAGAAAGTACATCTATTAGAAGATGAATAA
- a CDS encoding DUF3124 domain-containing protein — protein MIYIIWGVLLIGACVFSCNKIINIGNEELEKSLNYLELDDEYVPELMFNEKRYVPAYSNIYYKSKSTYIYCTVVMSIRNTSMTESIYLNEVDYYNSYGIKIESLIEKKNKLRPLETREFIIDFKDQKGGSGANFIVSYGAKNELKDLPIIEAITIGHHGNNGFTFNSNSQVLQSQ, from the coding sequence ATGATATACATAATATGGGGTGTTTTACTGATTGGAGCATGTGTTTTTTCATGTAATAAAATTATCAATATAGGTAATGAAGAACTTGAAAAATCGCTTAATTACTTAGAATTAGATGATGAGTATGTTCCAGAGCTGATGTTTAATGAAAAACGTTATGTCCCTGCTTACTCTAACATATATTATAAATCTAAGTCGACTTACATTTATTGCACAGTCGTAATGAGTATTCGCAATACTAGTATGACGGAAAGTATATATTTAAACGAAGTGGATTATTACAATTCATATGGTATTAAAATAGAATCGCTTATTGAGAAGAAAAATAAGCTTAGACCATTAGAAACAAGAGAATTTATTATTGATTTTAAAGATCAAAAAGGTGGTTCGGGAGCAAATTTTATTGTTTCTTACGGTGCAAAAAACGAATTGAAAGATTTACCTATTATTGAAGCGATAACAATTGGTCATCATGGTAATAATGGATTTACTTTTAATTCAAACTCTCAAGTATTACAATCACAATAA
- a CDS encoding response regulator transcription factor, with amino-acid sequence MSEIKILLVDDHSMIRFGLKSFLEDDDIVVTAEAKNGIEALELLKDIQVDVVVTDIMMPEMDGIVLTQKIMQEYPNSKVLALTMMNESQNIKRMLSAGAKGYLLKDCTQEELIKAIKMVNQGEAFYSNDVTQIIMQGLGTKPKSKKRTVKDIALTEREIEVLHLICKEKTNAEIAEDLFITLRTVEAHKRNLLEKTGCKNVAGLVLYAIERSLFDDL; translated from the coding sequence ATGAGCGAAATTAAAATACTACTCGTTGACGATCATAGCATGATCAGGTTTGGTTTGAAATCTTTTTTAGAAGATGATGACATTGTTGTTACTGCTGAAGCAAAAAATGGTATAGAAGCATTAGAACTACTTAAAGATATACAAGTTGATGTTGTAGTAACAGATATTATGATGCCTGAAATGGATGGGATTGTTCTTACACAAAAAATAATGCAAGAGTACCCAAATAGTAAAGTTTTAGCATTGACGATGATGAATGAGTCGCAGAATATTAAGCGAATGCTAAGTGCTGGGGCAAAAGGTTACCTACTCAAAGATTGTACACAAGAAGAATTAATTAAGGCCATTAAAATGGTTAATCAAGGAGAGGCTTTTTATTCTAATGATGTAACTCAAATTATTATGCAAGGGCTTGGAACTAAGCCAAAATCAAAAAAAAGAACGGTAAAAGATATTGCATTAACAGAAAGAGAAATAGAAGTATTACATCTTATCTGTAAAGAAAAAACAAACGCAGAAATAGCAGAAGACCTTTTTATAACTTTAAGAACTGTAGAAGCACACAAACGCAATTTATTAGAAAAAACTGGCTGTAAAAATGTAGCCGGATTAGTACTTTACGCAATCGAACGCAGTCTTTTCGACGATTTATAA